ACCCGTCTGCTGCCAGATCTCGGGGCCCGTGCTGCGGACGTGCCCGTTGCGGTTCGAGAGGTTGTCCCACTGGTTCGCGTAGAGGACGCCGCGCGGCTCCGTCTTCGCGAGCTCCTGCGCCATGCGCTCGGCCTGGTGGACGTAGTGCTCCGGGTTCTTGAACGGGACGGCGGGCACCTCGTGCACCTCGGCGCCGCACAGCCGGAGCATGTCCTTCTTCTCCTGGCTCTGCGTGTCGGGCATGAGGATGACGGTGCGGTAGCCGCGCGCGTTGCCGACGAGCGCGAGCCCGATGCCCGTGTTGCCGGCCGTGCCCTCGACGACGACGCCGCCCGGCTCGAGATCGCCGCGCTCCTCCGCGTCGAGGATCATGTAGAGCGCCGCGCGATCCTTCACCGAGCCGCCCGGGTTCAGGAACTCGGCCTTGCCGAGGATCGTGCAGCCCGTCTCCTCCGAGAGCTTGCGCAGCCGGATGAGCGGCGTGCTGCCGACGGTCTCGCAGAATCCATCGCGAATCATTCGGTGCTCCTCGGCGCGCGGCGCGGCGGCCGCGCAGCATACCCCACGGCCGCGCTCCGCTCAGCGGCCGCGGCGGAAGACGACGAGCCGCGAGGCGGCGAAGTTGAAGCCCATGCCCGCCGCGATTCCGATCGCCTGCGCGATCGACGCGGCTGGCAGCTCGACGGTCGCGAGCAGCGCGACGAGCACGGCGGCGTTCACCGCGAACCCGAGCAGCGACGCCGCGACGAAGCTCGCATAACGACGCAGCGAGAGCCCTGCGCGACCCGGCGCCCGCCCCCGGAACGTCCACAGCTCGTTCAGCGCGTAGTTCTGCGTGACGGCGACGCCGAACGCGCAGGCCGCGCCCGCGAGCGGCGGCGCGAAGGACGTCCGCGGCGCGTCGACGACGAGCCAGAACACGGCCAGGTTCGTCAGCGTCCCGAGCCCGCCGACGGCGGCGAAGCGCGCGAGGTCGCCGGCGGCGCCCCGTTCCGTCACGACGCCCCGTCGTCCGTTCCGTCGCTGCCGGGTCCGCTCTCGAGCGCGCGCTCGACGAGCGCGCGCGCGCCCTCGTCGAGCGGCAGCGCGCCCGCGAGCTCGCGCGCGCGCGTGCTCATCTTGCGGAGCGTCTTGCGCAGCACGTCGAGCGCCTTCGCCTCGTCGTCGAGCTTCGCGGCCGTCTCGACGAGCTGCGTCTCCAGGAAGACGAGGCAGAGCGCATCCTCGAAGGCCTGCGCTTCGGCGTCGCCGCGTCCGAGGCCCTCCTTGCGGAGGAGGGATTGCACGCGCGCGATCGCGGACTCCGGGTAGCCCTCTCGCGCGAGGATCTCGCCCGCGCGCGCGGCGTGGTGCGCCTGCAGCGCGCGCCGCCAGCGGTGGTAGCCGGCGCGGCCCATCGGGTGGCTCGCGCGCGGGATCGCCCAGCGCTCGAGGTGGTGTGCGCGCGCGGCGAGCACGAGCTCCTCGGACGGCGCATCGACGAGCCGCGCGACCCACGCGCTCGCGAGCTCGGCGTGCGCGAGCTCCTTCGGCCGGGGCTCGCCGCGCACGACGAGCGTGTGCGGGTCGGCGGCGTTCGCCGCGTCGATCGCCGCGATCGCGCGCCGGAGACGGTCGGTCGGTGCGGCGGGCACGTGGGGCGGGCTCCGCTCGCCGGGGGCCGCCGGTGCGCGCGCGGCGGCGCCGCCGCGACACGGTGGCGGTGCGCGGCGATCAGTAGGTGGGCACGTCGGGGTCGATGCGCTCGGACCAGGCGGTGATCCCGCCCGCGACGTTCCAGACGTCGTCGTACCCGAGCTGGCGCAGCGCGACGACGGCCTTCGCGCTGCGTCCCCCGAGCTTGCAGTGGACGACGACCTTCCGGTCGCGCGGGATGTCGGCGAGGCTCTGCGCGACGCGCGCGAGCGGGATGTTCACGCCGCCGAGCGTCGCGATCGCGACCTCGTGCGGCTCGCGCACGTCGAGCAGGAAGAAGTCCGCGCCCTCCTCGCGCAACCGCGCGAGGTCCTCGACCGTGATGTCCCAGTCGCTCTGTGCGTTCGCCATGCGGGCTCCTCAGCGCGCGAGGCGCGCGAGCAGCTCGTCGGCCGTCGCCGCCCGCTCTGCGCGCGCCACGAGGGCGAGCGGCTTGCGCGCATCGTCGGCGCCGCGGCGCTCGATCGCGCACGCGCCGAAGAGCGCCTCGAACACCGGCGTGCTCGCGGCCTTCGCGGCGGCGAACGCGTCGTCGTCGTTCGGGGCGACGAGTCGATCGAGCAGCTGCAGCTCGACTGCGTCGAGCGCGAAGCGCAGCCCCGTGCGGCCGTCGGCCTCGATCGCCTTCGCGCAGGCGATCGCCTTCGCGAGCGCATCCGGGAGGACGTCGGCGAGCGCAGCGCGGCCGTAGCGCTTGCGCACGGTGAGCAGGCCCGCGTGGCCGCCGACCGCGTCGAGCCCGTAGTCGACGTCGTGCCCGATCAGCACGATGCCCGGCCCGTTCGGCACGTGGGCGTAGTCGGCGACGTCGATCAGCAGGCCCGGCACGCTCGACTTCTGGATGAACTCGTGGAAGAGCGGCGTGAACGGAGCGAGGTCGACGGGCGCCGACGGGTCGGGCGCGACGAAGAGCTTGAGGGCGATGCGCTGCGGATGCATGGGTTCGCGGGTCTCCGGGGTACGAGCGAGGCGGGGGCTCGGTGCGCGCCGTCAGGCGCCGATCCGGACGGGGCCGTCGCCGCCCGCTCCGATCGCCTCGAGCGCGGCGAGCCGCGTCTCGCAGGCGTGGCACGCCTCGATGAAGAGCTGCGCCTCCTCGACGATCGCGGCCGCGAGGTCGCGCGTCACGTCGACGCGCCCGCGCGCGTGCCGGTCGAGCAGGTGCTGTCCGAACTTCCCCTTCGCGTACTTGTCGAAGAAGAGCTCGGTGTCGAAGAAGCGCCGCTTCCACTCGGCGACGATCTCCTCGGGCTTCTCGGTCACGTCGATGTACTGCATGCGCACGAGCGCGCGCGCGGCCGTGCACATCGCCGTGTACGCGAGCTCGTCGGCGCCGGCGAAGTCGCCTTCCTCGAGCGCGCACTGCGCGTCGAACGCCTGCGACTCGGCGCGCACCACCTCGATGCCGAACAGCGAGACGACCTCGCCCGCGCACTCGCCGACGCCGAGGTCGCCGATCGTGAACTCGCGCACGTCGCCCCAGTCGCTGTAGTAGCTCGGGTCCTCGTCGTAGGCGGGGATCTTCATGAACGGGTCGAGGAACTTGCGCACGTCGCGCTTGCCCACGCGCCCCACCCAGGTCTGGAAGTCCTCGCCCGGCTCGCGCTCGCGCACGAAGCGGTCGGTGAGCGCGTCGACGACGTCGGGCACGACGCGGCTCGGCACCGAGCCGACGGCGAGGCCGTAGGCGCCCGCGTTGTTCGTCCACTCCCCGCCGAGCACGACCTGGAAGTGCGGCACCGTGCGGCCGTCCGCCTTGCGCGAGTTGCCGTAGAAGCCGATGTCGGCGACGTGGTGCTGGCCGCAGCTGTTGAAGCAGCCGCTCACCTTCACGTGCAGCCCCTTCACGGCCTCGTCGAGCGAGGCGCTCTTCTCGGCGAGCCGCTTGCGCAGCACGCCGCCGACGCCGCGCGACGCGGCGATGCCGAGCTTGCACGTGTCGGTGCCGGGGCACGACGTGACGTCGACGATCGTCTGCGCGCCGGGCGCGGCGAGGCCGGCCGCTCGCAGCTCGGCGTAGAGCGCGGGGAGGTCGGCCTGCGGCACGAAGCGGAGCACGATGTTCTGCTCGACCGTCGTGCGCAGGTTGTCGCCCGCGAAG
This genomic interval from Myxococcota bacterium contains the following:
- a CDS encoding pyridoxal-phosphate dependent enzyme — protein: MIRDGFCETVGSTPLIRLRKLSEETGCTILGKAEFLNPGGSVKDRAALYMILDAEERGDLEPGGVVVEGTAGNTGIGLALVGNARGYRTVILMPDTQSQEKKDMLRLCGAEVHEVPAVPFKNPEHYVHQAERMAQELAKTEPRGVLYANQWDNLSNRNGHVRSTGPEIWQQTG
- a CDS encoding rhodanese-like domain-containing protein, producing MANAQSDWDITVEDLARLREEGADFFLLDVREPHEVAIATLGGVNIPLARVAQSLADIPRDRKVVVHCKLGGRSAKAVVALRQLGYDDVWNVAGGITAWSERIDPDVPTY
- a CDS encoding GtrA family protein produces the protein MTERGAAGDLARFAAVGGLGTLTNLAVFWLVVDAPRTSFAPPLAGAACAFGVAVTQNYALNELWTFRGRAPGRAGLSLRRYASFVAASLLGFAVNAAVLVALLATVELPAASIAQAIGIAAGMGFNFAASRLVVFRRGR
- a CDS encoding DUF4202 domain-containing protein encodes the protein MPAAPTDRLRRAIAAIDAANAADPHTLVVRGEPRPKELAHAELASAWVARLVDAPSEELVLAARAHHLERWAIPRASHPMGRAGYHRWRRALQAHHAARAGEILAREGYPESAIARVQSLLRKEGLGRGDAEAQAFEDALCLVFLETQLVETAAKLDDEAKALDVLRKTLRKMSTRARELAGALPLDEGARALVERALESGPGSDGTDDGAS